In candidate division KSB1 bacterium, the following proteins share a genomic window:
- a CDS encoding sigma-70 family RNA polymerase sigma factor, with the protein MRISFKKDKRIHLQQKHKNFEALAIPFKNQIYGAALRMTKHPLDAEDLVQDTYLRAYRFFHRFEPGTNIHAWMSRILTNHFITHYNHKKREPARVNFEKTCTTLSVKKTWEDFENQTLGSMENYDDLFDDKITTALNRLPEHNRIVVLLCDVSEFKYKEIAEALNIPIGTVMSRLYRGRKMLARFLSSYAVKIGFLTY; encoded by the coding sequence GTGAGAATTTCGTTCAAAAAAGACAAGCGCATTCATTTACAACAAAAACATAAAAATTTTGAAGCACTTGCTATCCCTTTTAAGAACCAAATTTATGGCGCGGCTCTCAGAATGACAAAACATCCGCTAGATGCGGAAGATTTAGTTCAAGACACTTACTTGAGAGCATATCGTTTCTTTCATCGATTTGAGCCCGGAACGAATATTCATGCATGGATGTCACGCATCCTTACCAATCATTTTATTACTCACTACAATCATAAAAAACGTGAGCCTGCTCGTGTGAATTTCGAAAAAACTTGCACGACTCTTTCAGTTAAAAAAACCTGGGAAGATTTTGAAAACCAAACTCTGGGCTCTATGGAAAATTATGATGACCTGTTTGATGATAAAATTACAACCGCGCTCAATAGATTGCCAGAGCATAATCGAATTGTAGTACTGTTATGCGATGTAAGCGAGTTCAAATATAAGGAGATCGCTGAAGCGCTTAACATACCGATTGGGACGGTGATGTCTCGCCTTTATCGTGGCCGGAAAATGCTTGCCCGATTTTTAAGTTCATATGCTGTCAAAATTGGTTTTTTAACATATTAG